Part of the Candidatus Kaelpia aquatica genome, TTCCGCTTCCAGTCGAACCGGTAACAAGGATAAGCCCTCTTTTTTTACTTAATAACTTTTCAACAACAAGCTCTTGATTTAATCCGCATTTAGAAAGCAGCGGTATTTTAATAGGCAGCATCCTTATAGCAGCAGCAAGAGAACCTCTCTGAATATAGAGATTAATTCTATAGCGGGCTACTCCTTCTACCTCAATTGCAAAATCCAGCTCCCACTCATCCTTAAACTTCTCTCTCTGCTCCTCATTTAACACACTAAAAGACATCTTCTCGATGTCATCCGATGAAAGCTCAGAATGGTCGCTCTTAGTTAAACTCCCGTCTATTCTAAATATCGGAGGATAGCCGTCTTTAAGATGTAAATCAGAAGCATTGTTTTGAGACATCTCAATGAGAAGATCTTTAAAAGAGCTGTCCATCTCATTTTTTTTAACAACACCTTTAAAAAACCCCATATTATTACCTCCTTTTGATCTCAAAGATACTAAAATTTAGCCCTGACACTCTCAAAACTTGCCCATAAATCATTTTTATCAATACCTGCATCTACGTAATCCCAAGGCAAGGAAGAGAGCTCACCCCAGGAGGGCCTAAGATAACTGTCTATATCGATGTTTTTTTTACTGAATGCATTATACCATAAACTACTATTGAATTCTCCTTCCCATGAATCAAATCTTGCACCTGTCTTCCAGGCCTCATAGATAACGGAAGACAATCTTCTATCCCCCCGAGAAAAAATCGCTTCAATTAAAGAGTAATCATAATCTCTAAAATCAATCTTGATACGCCTATTACGCAGGTTATCTCTTATGAATCCAATCTGCTCTAACACTTCCTCTCTAGATGCAAAAGGATGCCATTGAAAAGGCGTATGGGGTTTAGGAATAAAGGCTGCAAAGCTAAGCTTTAGATTAATAGCTCTCTTTGTCTTTAACTTTAGGAGGCCTTTTATAAACTCGACCGTCTCTTTTAAGTCATCGATCTTAAGACCTGGAAGCCCAAGCATATAATATAGCTTTATACTCTTCCAGCCCCTATCAAAGGCAAAAGACGCAATCTCGCTCAATATCTTCTCATCAACATATTTTCCTACTATATCCTTCATTCTCAAAGACCCTACTTCAGGAGCAAATGTTAGCGAAGGCCTTTTTGTATCCACAAATTTACTTAAATTATCTATAAGGCTCTTGCTAACCCAAAGAGAGGGCAAACTTAAAAATAGATTTAGATCTTTAAAGTCAGACTTCAAACCATCAATCAGATTCTCTATACCGGAATAAACTCCGCTTGAAAGTGAAGAGAGGCAAATTTCTTCATATCCTGTATTTTCATAGTTCTTCTTAGCGCTAGAAATAAGACCTCCTATCTCTCTCTGTCTTGGCGGACCATAATAGACTCTTGCCTGGCAAAACCTACAGGAGTTCGGACAACCCCGCATAATTTCAAGATTTATCCTATCATGGACTGTGCGAATATAAGATACGGTAGGCTTAACAGAATGGGCCACACTATTAAGATCAGCTACATAATGCTTCTTAACCTTTCTATCTATAGCGGTAATAACAAAACCTTCTTCTGTCAGCTCTGTATTATAAAGCGAAGGAACATAGACTGAGCTCTGGTCTTTAAAGCTATAGAGCAGTTCTTCTCTTAGAATACCGCTCTCACGTCCTGCAGAAATACTCTCTAACAAAGGAATAATAATATCTTCTGCTTCACCGATAAGAAAAAAATCAAAGAAATCCGCAACAGGTTCGGGATTTAATGTAGAAGGACCTCCTCCGATTATCAAAGGATGATTATCCGCTCTATCTTTAGAGAATATATCTAAACCTGCCAGATCAAGTATTGTTAAAATATTTGTATAGTTTAGCTCATGCTGAAGCGTAAACGCAATAACATCAAATTCAGAGAGAAGCCTCTTACTCTCAAGGCTATATAAAGGCAGACTTGAGCTCCTAAGTAAACTCTCCATATCATGCCAGGGGGCAAAAGATCTCTGACAGATAAATTCAGGCTTTGCATTTATAATTTCATATAGAAGCCGTAATCCTTGATTGCTCATTCCAATCTCATACAGATCAGGGTATATCAAAGCAACTCTAAGAGAGGCTTTATCCCAATCCTTCTCTATGCTGTTATGCTCTCTACCTATATAGCGGCCAGGCTTTTGAACGCTAGAAAGATTGTTTAGAAGAAACTCTTCTATTTTTTTAGGCTCTAAGTAATTATTCATCTCTTAAAAATAATGCTACCATAACAACTGTAACAATTAAATCCGACCCGCCATAGCTAAAAAATGGAAGCGGCAATCCCACAATAGGAAAGATACCTATAGTCATACCGATATTTACTATTATCTGAACTGATATAGTGATGAGAAAAAGATTGAGCAACATACCTGAAGCTCCATCTTTTTTTCTACAAGCAATATTATGCATCCTTCTAAGCATAAGCAAGTACAACCCTAAGAGCGCGACAACGCCAAGAAAACCCCACTCTTCAGCAAAGACAGGGAATACAAAATCTGTATGAGACTCTGGAAGAAATCTCAATTGCCCCTGAGCTCCGTTTAACCATCCTTTACCAATAATGTTCCCAGATCCTACCGCTATCTTAGACTGCATTAAGGTATAGCCTGCCC contains:
- a CDS encoding TIGR03960 family B12-binding radical SAM protein gives rise to the protein MNNYLEPKKIEEFLLNNLSSVQKPGRYIGREHNSIEKDWDKASLRVALIYPDLYEIGMSNQGLRLLYEIINAKPEFICQRSFAPWHDMESLLRSSSLPLYSLESKRLLSEFDVIAFTLQHELNYTNILTILDLAGLDIFSKDRADNHPLIIGGGPSTLNPEPVADFFDFFLIGEAEDIIIPLLESISAGRESGILREELLYSFKDQSSVYVPSLYNTELTEEGFVITAIDRKVKKHYVADLNSVAHSVKPTVSYIRTVHDRINLEIMRGCPNSCRFCQARVYYGPPRQREIGGLISSAKKNYENTGYEEICLSSLSSGVYSGIENLIDGLKSDFKDLNLFLSLPSLWVSKSLIDNLSKFVDTKRPSLTFAPEVGSLRMKDIVGKYVDEKILSEIASFAFDRGWKSIKLYYMLGLPGLKIDDLKETVEFIKGLLKLKTKRAINLKLSFAAFIPKPHTPFQWHPFASREEVLEQIGFIRDNLRNRRIKIDFRDYDYSLIEAIFSRGDRRLSSVIYEAWKTGARFDSWEGEFNSSLWYNAFSKKNIDIDSYLRPSWGELSSLPWDYVDAGIDKNDLWASFESVRAKF